The sequence ACAGGGCGAGGTGGGTGGGGCCGCCGCCCTCCACGCGCACGGGCGGCCCGGCGGGTTCCGGCTTGTCGCCGCCGACCCGGAACGCGGCGACGGCGCCGTCGGCCGTCTCACTGACCGCGTAGAGCATGCCCCCGTCCGGTGACAGGGCCAGGTAGGAGGGGTCGGGTACGGTGCCGAGGCCGCCGGTGAGGATCAGCGCGCCGCTGCCCGGGCGGACCTCCGCGGTGACCAGTCCGGGGCCTCCCGCCGCCGTGAACGACCCGATGAACGCCCTGTGCCGCCGGCCGTCTGCCGCCACCGCTGTCCCCTCTCCGTCGGAGCCAGTGCCGACGGTAGCAGCCGATCACCCAAGGTCTAGACCAAACGGGTGACGGGGTGTGGTGCGCCGGGCTCCGGTCAGGCGCCCTCCAGCGGCGATCCCGACGGGGCGCGCAGGGGTTCGGCCAGGTCGGCGAGGGCGCGTTCCAGGCCGTGCAGGTGGGCCAGGGCAGGCTCGGCCGGGCGTTCGGCGGACAGCGGGGCCTGGTCCGAGCCACCCGCGGTGAGCGCCTCGACGGCGGCCTCCACGCGCCAGCAGGCGGTGGCCAGGCGGGCGTCGTGGGAGGCCTCGGGGTCCGCGGCGACGGCGACCAGACCGCGGACCTCGCGGGCGCAGTCGTCGAGGAGGGCGAGGACGCGGCGGGCGCGCCGCTTGCGGCCGAGCATCGGGTTCAGCGGGTGCACCAGCGGGGCGACCGAGAGCCGCACGCGGCCGAGCAGCTGCTCCAGCTCGGCCACGCGCGGACCCGGGTCGGCGGTGGCCGAGCCGGCGAGGCGCGCGGCGGCCTCCTCGGTGCAGGCGTGCACACAGCGCAGGGAGCGCTGGATCCAGGCGTCGGTGGTGGCGTGGGTGGTGACGGGCAGCACGAACAGCACGGCCAGCACGGCGCCGAGGGCCCCCACGCCGGTCTCGGCGAGGCGCAGCGCGAGCAGGCCGGGGCTGAGGACGCCGAGCAGGCCGTAGAGCAGTTCGGCGAGCAGGGTCACCCAGAGCATCATCCAGGTGTTCGCCAGAGTTTCCACAGGCCAGGGCTACGCAACACGTCCAAGGTCAGCAAAAAGTCAGCATCGGCACGGCATCCTCGCCCCGGAACTCCCCTTGCAGGTGTGCTCTCACTGGCAATGGATCGTATTTCGGCCGTGGCGCCTTGGGGCACACACTCCACATACCGCGTCGCCCGCGGACCGGCTCACTGAGTAGCTGTTGTCGTTCCGATCTTGAGCGGTGTCTGTCAAACGGGAGTCTCGATCGGGTGGTCGCGGGGTGCTCGGCGCATACGAGCAGGGCCTCCTGAACAGCTCGTTGGTGTCGAATCACCGAGCAACATCAGGAGGCCCTGGTGCCGCAGTGTTCCGTGTCGATGGGCGGGCAGTCCAGTTCCGTCACGCTGGGGTGTGACTGTCTGACTCACCGGTTCGGAAACGCCGCCGACAACGGGACACGGCTCGCGTGCTATCCGACGGACATGTACGGACACGGAGTGGGCGGCGATAAGGCCGTTGCTGCCGGTGCCTGGCTGGATACGCGGCCGAAGAGGCCGGCGGGAGGTGCACTGCCACCGGGCGATACTCGACACGATCCGCTACCTGGTCGACAACGGCGTCAAGTGGCGGGCTATGCCCGCCGACTTCCCGCCGTGGGACCGGGTCTACGCGTTCTTCCGCCGCTGGCGTGACCACGGCCTGGCCAAGGAGTTCCACGACGGCTGCGGGCGAGGGTCCGCGAGAGGGAGGGGCGGGATGCGGAGCCGAGCGCGGGCGTGATCGACTCGCAGTCGGTCAAGGCGGACGCCGTCGTCGGCTCCGACAGCCGCGGCTTCGACGGCGGCAAGCTGGTCAACGGGCGCAAGCGGCACGTCGTGGTCGACACGCTCGGCCTGCTGCTCGGCGTGATGGTCACCGCGGCGGACACCGGCGACCGCGCCGCCGCACAGGTCCCGCTCGGGCAGGTGGCCGACGCGCACCACCGCCTCGCCCTCGTCTGGGCCGACGGCGGCTACACCGGCAGCCTCGTCGAGCACTGCCTGGCCGCGTTCGCGCTGATCCTGGCGATCGTCAAACGCAGCGACGACATGCGCGGCTTCGTAGTGCTGCCCAAACGGTGGATCGTCGAGCGCCTCTTCGCCCACCTGATGCGCAGCCGCCGCCTGGCCCGCGACTACGAGCGCCGCACCACCAGCGCCGAAGCGATGATCTACTGGTCGATGACCCTGCTCATGACCCGCCGCCTGGCCCGGCCACACCCCGGGCGAGGATGAACCGGCCCGGCGCGGGCTCGGCCAGCCAGCCACGCGACCAGGCGCTTGGCCCTCGACCGCAGCGCCTCCACCCGCGCCGGCACCACGTCCATGCCGAACACCGCGGCCATCTCCTGGCAGGTCAGCGGCCCTTGGTGGAGCCGGGCCCGGTCCGCGAGCGTCTGCAGGACGCGCTGGTAGTCCACCGACAGTACCGACCAGGCCAGCCCCTCACGCCACACCGGCACCTGCGACTTCGGCTTCACCGCAGCCGGAGGCGCCGGCTGCGCGTCCGCACCCCGCGGATCCGAGGTCACCTCCGTGCCGGTGGTGTCGCCGCAGGCCGGAGCCAGCACCGCATCGACCCGCCTGCGGGCGATTGCCCACTCCTGCCATTCCAGCTCGGCCGCAGCCAACTCGGCCTGAATGCGGTCGGCCTCCTCCCGCAACCCGTCGACCCGACGGCGAGCAGCGAGCTCGTGCTCTTCCAGCAGCCCAACGACCGACGGCATCCGCCACCTCCCGGCAAGAAACGACCCGACAAGCCACGACTCCCACCGATCACCGCCCCTATGCCCGACCAGCAGAAACAAGGCGATCACGTCCGGAACAACAACAGCTTCTCACCAATTCAAACGCCTGCGGATCCGCTACGAGATACGCGCCGACCTCCACCAAGGACTACTCGAACTCGCCTGCTCCATCATCTGCTTGAGACGACCACGCATCGCATTCTGAAACGATCAGTAAGCCCAACGCCGCCGATGGGCACTTGATGTCGCAGAGGCATCCCGCTTTGAACTGAGCCCTCACCAGACCGGCGGGGCTTCGCCGTGCTGTCAGGTGTCACGCGCGAATAACAGGGGGTCGGTAGACACCGTCCCGACCAGGTTGAAGACCTCGCGGGCGGCATATCGTTCGAGGCATCGGATGATCTCACGCCGAGTCTTGCCCTCCTGAGTGCGGCGTTCGAAGTACGCCTGGGTGCGCGGGTCGACGCGCAGCCGGGTGAACACGATCCGGTGCAGAGCGGCGTTTGCCTGGCGGTCGCCGCCACGGTTGAGCCGACGCGAGGTCCGAGGGCCCGAGGAGTACTTGATGGGACTGACTCCGCACAAGGCGGCGAAGGATGCCTCGGTGTTCAGCCGCTCGGGGTTGTCTCCCACGGTGATCAGGAGCGTGACGGCGCTGTCCGGGCCGATGCCCACCGGGATGAGCAGCTGCGGGGTGTGGCGTTCGACGAGCCGGGTGAGGCGCTGATTCGGCTCATTTGAGAGCGTGCAGCTGGACATCCCCGAGGCGCTGCCCATGGTCGCCGCCGACCCCGGACTGCTGGAACGCCCCGTCGCCAACATCGTCGAGAACGCGGTCAAATACAGCCCGGACGACCTATCCGTGCTCGTGTCCGCGAGCGCCATCGCCGGCTGGGTCGAGGTCCGGGTCGTCGACCGCGGCCCCGGGGTGCCCGACGAGGCCAAGGGCCGCATCTTCGCCCCGTTCCAGCGCTACGGCGACGCACCACGCGGCGCCGGCGTCGGCCTCGGCCTCGCCGTAGCGCGTGGCTTCGCCGAGGTCGTGGGCGGCACCCTCACCGCGGAGGACGCGTCCGGCGTCGGCCTCACCATGGTGCTTTCCGTCCCCGCGGCACAAGGGAGCCCGCCGGTTTCACTCGGCCTGTCCGTAACCACGACGGCATAGCGGCCGAGCGACGCCGGCATGACGAGCGGCCCGGTACATGCGTCACGGTCCGCTCGCCCCGCTACACCTGTTCGCCCTCACGCAGTCCCGACGCCTGCAGGATCGCCAACGCCGTCCGCGCCTCCACGCGACAGGCCAGCTCCCGCTCCACCGAGTGCCCGCCGTACAGCGCCCCCCGCCCCGCGACACCCGCACCCTGGCGTCTACCAGAACCCACAGAGCGGGATTGGCGGCGAGACATCCGGGTCCACCTCGACCCGGCCGCCGTCCGTGTCCCGCAGGACCACCCGCTGTGCCCCGCCCCGCGTCCAGCACACGGAAACAAGCGGGTCGGTCCGCACCGTACGCTCACGGACCAGCCAGCGGGACTTGATCCATCCAGGCCCGGCCACCACACGCGGCGGGACGAGAACGAGGATCAGCGGCAGCCCCATGGTGCACCAGAGGACAGCCCGGGCCGGTTCAAGGGTTCCCGCCATAGCGTCGATGGCGAACAGCATTCCCAGGCTCATCGCCATACACCAAGACGTCGACCACATGTCACCGGCCCCCGCTCGTCGGTCACCGTCCCGTCCGCGACCGCCGTAGCGCCGGAGCGGGCCGACCACATGGCTGGGATGTGTCCTCGCATGCCCAGACGTTGGGTAAATGGCTGGCAAACAGGCCCCGGAAGCAAGAGCTCCCTGATGATCTTGACGCATCCTTGACGTCTCGCTGATGGCACGGTGACGACTTCCTGACGTAAATTTGTCGGCGGTGCGCCGGGAAGTCTGGTCGGCAGAGTCTCTTCCAACCTCACGAGAGGTCTTCGCGTGCCTGCCACCAGCAAGGCCGCCGTCACACCGGCAGCCCCTGTTGCGCTTCGCGGACGTTCCCCGCGCCGCTCCGTTCTCTTCTTCGCGTTCGCCTTCGCGGTGATCGCCGACCCCGTCTCCTCCGTCGCCTACGCGATCGAGGCGGCGCTGCGTGCACTGCACGGGGACCTGGCACTTCTGCTGCCCACGATGAGCCTGGTGATCGGGCTCGTCGTCGTGGTCACCGCCAACTACTGGCAGCTCGTGCGCCGCTTCCCCAAGGGCGGCGGTGCAGCCGCGGCCGCAGGCCGGGCGTTCGGGCCACGCTGGACGTTCCTGCCCATCGGCGCGCTGGTCGTCGACTTCGTACTCACCATCGGCATCTCTATCGCGGCCGCCGCCAGCGCGGTGATAGCCCTGTTCCCGGGACTCGCCCCCGTCCGCATCCCGCTCGCCCTGGTGCTGCTGCTCGTGGTGGCCGGGCTGACCTGGTTCGGGCACGGCGGGCGCCTGCTGTTCGCATTCATGACCGTGGCGTTCGTCGTGATCTCCGTGGCCGTGCTGATCCTCGGCTTCGCCGCACCCCACACCACCGGCCACGCGACCTCGACCGCCAACCCCGGCCACCCGGCGATGCTCGCGGTGGTCCTCGCCTTCCCGGTCGCAATGGCCCTGGCCACCGGCATCGAGGCCCCGTCGACCGCCATCGCCCAGCTCGGCCAGCTCGACGACACCCACCGCCGCCGCTTCGGCCGCGGCACCCTCGCCCTGCTGGTGGTGATCGTCGGCGGCCTCACCCTGGCCCTGACCGCACTCGCCGTGCAGTTGCACATCGGCATCCCGGGAACCGACTCCACCCAGATCGCCGACATCGCCCACGCAGCTGCCGGACCGGGCTGGCTGTACGAAGCCTTCCAGCTGACCAGCTCACTGCTGCTGCTCGCCGCCGCCAGCTCCTCCTTCCAGGCCGGCCCCGGCCTGTTGAAGGCCCTGTCCGGTACGCCCGAGCAGCCGGGCGTGCTGCCGACGGTGCTCGGCCGGAGCAACCGCCACCACACGCCGTACTGGTCCGTGGTGGTCTACCTGGCCGCAGCCGCACTCATCATCGTCGCGGCGGCCGGCCAGGAGCAGGAACTCGTCCTCTTCTACGCCGTCGCCGTCTTCGTGAGCTTCCTGGTCGGCCTGCTCGCCATGACCCGCTTCGCTCGCACCGAGCGCAAGCCCGCCCTGGCCTGGCTCAACGGGATCGCCGCAGCGGCCGTGGCGTTCACCCTGGTGGTGAACCTGCTGCGCGGCTGGCCCGTGCTGTCCCTGGTGGCCACTGTGCTCATCGCCGCGGGCCTGTACGTCCGCTGGAACCGGGCCGGGCAGCCCACTGGCATCGAGGACGTCGAGGCCCAGGCGGAGACTGCCTGAACCGAGGAGCTGGAAACCCGTGGGGTGGCGGATCAGACGATCCTGCCACCCCGTCGGGTGCCGACGCTCTCCCACACCAGCGCCCACTGCCTCATAAGGCGCCGGTCCAGCAAGGCACGTGCGGCCTGTGCGGAACCCCAGACCGCGCCTCCGGTGACGGTGGCCGCGTCCATGCCGGCGAAGGAGGACCTCAGGAACCGCCTCGGACTCGGTAGGGGGCCGGGGTACCAGGCCCCCCGGGAATTCGTCCACACCGGCAGGCGCGTCCCGGCGGAAGCGTCGACGGGCACGGCGGCCCGGCCGGTGTGTGTCCGGCCGTCGGGCATCGTCCACCGGCCCGTCGCACTGGTGGTGCTCACGTCTGCATGTGTGGGCGCCACATCCCGCGCCTTTTCCAGGAGGACCGCCACGACCTCCCGGCGGCCGGAACGGTCCTCCTCCAAGCCCCGGTCCGCGACCATCACGGACAGCGCGCCCGCGGTCGCGCCCCCCAGCACTTCTTCCACGATCCACGCGATGAGCAGCAGCCACGCCTCGACGAAATCGCTCGTCCGCCGAAGCGGACTGCGCCTGAACCGCCACAACCGCGCACGGACCGGTCGCTGCCGCCGTGTC is a genomic window of Streptomyces griseochromogenes containing:
- a CDS encoding transposase, giving the protein MPGWIRGRRGRREVHCHRAILDTIRYLVDNGVKWRAMPADFPPWDRVYAFFRRWRDHGLAKEFHDGCGRGSARGRGGMRSRARA
- a CDS encoding transposase, with the translated sequence MIDSQSVKADAVVGSDSRGFDGGKLVNGRKRHVVVDTLGLLLGVMVTAADTGDRAAAQVPLGQVADAHHRLALVWADGGYTGSLVEHCLAAFALILAIVKRSDDMRGFVVLPKRWIVERLFAHLMRSRRLARDYERRTTSAEAMIYWSMTLLMTRRLARPHPGRG
- a CDS encoding amino acid permease — its product is MPATSKAAVTPAAPVALRGRSPRRSVLFFAFAFAVIADPVSSVAYAIEAALRALHGDLALLLPTMSLVIGLVVVVTANYWQLVRRFPKGGGAAAAAGRAFGPRWTFLPIGALVVDFVLTIGISIAAAASAVIALFPGLAPVRIPLALVLLLVVAGLTWFGHGGRLLFAFMTVAFVVISVAVLILGFAAPHTTGHATSTANPGHPAMLAVVLAFPVAMALATGIEAPSTAIAQLGQLDDTHRRRFGRGTLALLVVIVGGLTLALTALAVQLHIGIPGTDSTQIADIAHAAAGPGWLYEAFQLTSSLLLLAAASSSFQAGPGLLKALSGTPEQPGVLPTVLGRSNRHHTPYWSVVVYLAAAALIIVAAAGQEQELVLFYAVAVFVSFLVGLLAMTRFARTERKPALAWLNGIAAAAVAFTLVVNLLRGWPVLSLVATVLIAAGLYVRWNRAGQPTGIEDVEAQAETA